One Paraburkholderia dioscoreae DNA segment encodes these proteins:
- a CDS encoding MBL fold metallo-hydrolase RNA specificity domain-containing protein has product MKLTFLGAAETVTGSRYLLDGAGLRILIDCGLFQGTKNQRLRNWNPLPIDVGTLDAVILTHAHLDHSGYLPVLVRMGYRGPVYCTRGTRDLCQVMLRDSARLQEEEAAYANRHGLSKHHPALPLYTLEDAEKALELLEPRDFDVPKQLNDHACFRLLPAGHILGAAGVVLCVEGKVIAFSGDLGRPDDPIMRAPMPLAHADYLIVESTYGDRLHDKTDPAAELAELFATTFRRGGVVVIPCFAVGRAQSILHYIAQLKATGRMANVPVFLDSPMATSVTQLYRHHVSEHRLSSTEANAISNAAQMVHTVDESKAILSLNGPRVIIAGSGMATGGRVLHHLKAFAPDPRNTIALVGYQAAGTRGAALAAGAPTIKIHGDYVRVRASVVSLSSLSAHADYAEILSWLRSIPQPPQRTFVTHGEPAAADAMRRHIEETYHWRCEVPLYLETVELPGSVGNVGVDPCVAVANATTSRSVLARVVASDRATG; this is encoded by the coding sequence ATGAAGCTGACCTTTCTCGGCGCGGCCGAAACCGTCACCGGCTCGCGGTATCTACTGGACGGCGCGGGGCTGAGGATTCTGATCGACTGTGGTCTGTTTCAGGGCACCAAGAACCAGCGCCTGCGTAACTGGAATCCGTTGCCCATCGACGTCGGCACGCTGGATGCCGTGATCCTGACCCACGCACATCTGGATCACAGTGGCTACCTGCCGGTACTCGTACGCATGGGCTATCGCGGACCTGTCTATTGCACTCGCGGCACCCGTGACCTGTGCCAGGTCATGCTGCGCGATAGCGCCAGACTGCAGGAAGAAGAAGCCGCGTACGCGAACCGCCACGGCTTGTCGAAACATCATCCGGCGCTGCCGCTCTACACCCTGGAAGATGCGGAAAAAGCCCTTGAACTGCTCGAACCGCGCGATTTCGACGTGCCGAAACAATTGAACGACCATGCGTGTTTCCGCCTGCTGCCGGCCGGGCACATTCTCGGCGCCGCGGGCGTGGTGCTGTGCGTGGAAGGCAAGGTCATCGCCTTTTCGGGCGACCTCGGGCGGCCGGACGACCCGATCATGCGCGCGCCCATGCCGCTCGCCCATGCCGACTACCTGATCGTCGAATCCACCTACGGCGACCGGTTGCACGACAAAACCGATCCCGCCGCCGAACTGGCTGAACTCTTCGCGACCACTTTCCGGCGCGGCGGCGTAGTCGTGATTCCCTGTTTCGCGGTGGGGCGCGCGCAATCGATTCTTCATTACATTGCCCAACTGAAAGCCACCGGCCGGATGGCGAACGTGCCGGTCTTTCTCGACAGCCCGATGGCGACGAGCGTCACGCAACTCTACCGGCATCACGTCAGCGAACACCGGCTGAGCTCGACCGAAGCCAACGCGATCAGCAACGCCGCGCAGATGGTGCACACCGTCGACGAATCCAAGGCGATTCTGAGCCTGAACGGCCCGAGGGTGATCATCGCGGGCAGCGGCATGGCTACCGGCGGCCGGGTCTTGCATCACCTGAAGGCCTTCGCTCCGGATCCTCGCAACACGATCGCACTGGTCGGCTACCAGGCGGCCGGCACGCGCGGCGCCGCGCTCGCCGCCGGCGCACCGACGATCAAGATTCACGGCGACTATGTGCGCGTGCGCGCTTCGGTGGTGAGCCTGTCGTCCTTGTCGGCTCATGCGGATTACGCCGAGATACTGTCGTGGCTGCGCTCCATTCCGCAACCGCCGCAGCGCACGTTCGTCACGCACGGCGAGCCGGCCGCCGCCGATGCGATGCGCCGTCACATCGAGGAAACGTATCACTGGCGCTGCGAAGTGCCGCTCTATCTCGAGACCGTCGAATTGCCGGGGTCGGTGGGCAATGTAGGCGTGGATCCGTGTGTCGCCGTCGCGAATGCAACGACCTCACGCAGCGTGCTGGCGCGCGTGGTTGCAAGCGACCGGGCCACCGGATAA
- a CDS encoding Acg family FMN-binding oxidoreductase, giving the protein MSALPQTAAWAVDEYQLDRTAGVEEKLKFALRYAVLAPSNHNTQPWHFILDGDSVTLCADRLRALPVVDPFDRELIMSCGAALLNLRVALSHFGLAYAITPFPSSADPDVLAHVRIVHDGHCDTSLTPLFAAIPHRVTTREIFVDEPLPSLIQQQLEEAAEAEGADVVCISSAPMRESLAELVAEADRVQFKDPRFRRELASWIHPRRHADGMPALSAGMSVLLDLAAPLLTSVIRTFDLGGGLAAAHHALAAGSPLLICLATPTDDAAAWLATGQALERLLLVAANAGITASYLNQPIELSGLRERLGSVLAIDATPQLLLRVGRGKPAPHSPRRPLAEVVS; this is encoded by the coding sequence ATGAGCGCACTGCCGCAGACGGCCGCCTGGGCCGTCGACGAATATCAGCTTGACCGCACCGCCGGCGTTGAAGAGAAACTGAAATTCGCGCTGCGTTACGCCGTGCTCGCACCGTCGAACCATAATACGCAGCCTTGGCATTTCATTCTGGATGGCGACAGCGTGACGTTATGCGCCGACCGGTTGCGCGCGCTGCCTGTGGTCGATCCATTCGATCGCGAGCTGATCATGAGTTGCGGTGCGGCGCTGCTCAATCTGCGCGTGGCGCTGAGCCACTTCGGGCTTGCCTACGCGATCACGCCCTTTCCCTCCTCCGCCGATCCCGACGTGCTGGCGCATGTGCGAATCGTCCACGACGGTCATTGCGACACCAGTCTCACACCGCTCTTCGCGGCGATTCCACACCGCGTCACCACCCGCGAAATCTTCGTGGACGAGCCGTTGCCTTCGCTCATCCAGCAACAACTCGAAGAGGCCGCCGAAGCGGAAGGTGCGGATGTGGTCTGCATTTCGAGCGCGCCGATGCGCGAGAGTCTTGCCGAACTGGTCGCGGAGGCCGATCGCGTGCAGTTCAAGGATCCGCGTTTTCGCCGTGAACTGGCCAGCTGGATTCATCCGCGACGCCATGCAGACGGTATGCCCGCGCTGTCCGCAGGAATGAGCGTGCTGCTCGATCTGGCCGCGCCGTTACTCACCTCCGTCATTCGAACCTTCGACCTGGGCGGTGGACTGGCCGCGGCGCATCATGCACTGGCTGCGGGCTCGCCGCTGCTCATTTGCCTCGCGACGCCGACGGACGACGCCGCCGCATGGCTGGCAACCGGCCAGGCACTGGAGCGGCTGCTGCTGGTCGCCGCGAATGCCGGGATCACGGCGTCCTATCTGAATCAGCCGATCGAGTTGAGCGGGCTGCGTGAGCGGCTAGGCAGCGTGCTGGCGATAGACGCGACGCCGCAACTACTGTTACGCGTCGGCCGTGGCAAGCCGGCGCCTCATTCGCCGCGCCGGCCGCTTGCCGAGGTTGTTTCCTGA
- a CDS encoding nitroreductase family protein — MKHFFRLGTATRDQARARPATGESVSHIRLPAPLSSGGLPLLDALSKRRTTRRFAATDLDEATLGQLLWAANGVNRSGSDDSGGRTAPSVLALHEIDVYAALACGMYRYDPLQHCLELVSAADLRGLTGYQDFVGEAPVELVYVADLARMHDIAESQREPFAYASAGAIVQNVYLFCAAAGLAVAARSWLNRSALGAEMHLSRGSLPVLAQTVGHFDLSAPAGTADAL, encoded by the coding sequence ATGAAACACTTTTTCAGACTCGGTACTGCGACGCGCGATCAGGCCCGCGCGCGCCCGGCCACCGGCGAGTCGGTATCGCATATCAGGCTGCCCGCGCCCCTGTCGAGCGGCGGCCTGCCCCTCCTGGACGCCCTCTCGAAGCGGCGAACCACACGCCGCTTCGCCGCGACCGATCTCGACGAAGCAACCCTCGGCCAGTTGCTCTGGGCCGCCAACGGCGTCAACCGCAGCGGGTCCGACGATAGCGGCGGACGCACGGCGCCGTCGGTGCTCGCCTTGCACGAAATCGACGTTTATGCGGCGCTCGCCTGCGGCATGTACCGCTACGACCCGTTGCAACATTGCCTCGAACTGGTGAGCGCTGCTGATCTGCGCGGACTGACGGGCTACCAGGACTTCGTCGGCGAGGCGCCGGTCGAGCTGGTTTACGTGGCCGACCTTGCACGCATGCATGACATTGCCGAGTCGCAACGCGAGCCGTTTGCGTATGCCAGCGCCGGCGCGATCGTGCAGAACGTGTACCTGTTCTGCGCCGCTGCCGGCCTCGCGGTCGCCGCCCGAAGCTGGCTCAATCGCAGCGCATTGGGCGCCGAGATGCACCTCTCGCGCGGCAGCTTGCCTGTTCTCGCGCAAACCGTCGGGCACTTCGATCTATCCGCGCCCGCCGGTACGGCTGACGCGCTTTGA
- the acs gene encoding acetate--CoA ligase, which yields MSTIDTAPPNSTALQIPLARDASIDGMEAYRALVAEASQDHEAFWARLAREHLTWRRPFTKVLNDTDAPFYHWFEDGELNASYNCLDRNLVNGLAEKTAIVFEADDGKVTHVTYQALYHRVCRLANALRARGVKKGDRVAIYMPMSVEGVVAMLACARIGAPHSVVFGGFSAKSLHERIVDIGACAIITADEQVRGGKTLPLKTIVDEALAMAGTAGIKTVAIYRRTGGQIPWIAGRDTWLHELEAAQPDTCEPEWVGAEHPLFVLYTSGSTGTPKGVQHSTGGYLLWAAVTMKWTFDIKPADVFWCTADIGWITGHTYICYGPTAVGATQVIFEGVPTYPNAGRFWDMIQRHKVSIFYTAPTAIRSLIKSADADRSVHPDSFDLSSLRLLGTVGEPINPSAWTWYAQHVGGGRCPVLDTFWQTETGGHMISPLPGVTPLVPGSCTLPLPGIDAAIVDETGQEVPNGNGGVLVIRKPWPSMIRTIWGNPERFRQGYFPEELGGKLYLAGDGAIRDRDTGYFTITGRIDDVLNVSGHRLGTMEIESALAAHPLVAEAAVVGRPDETAGEAIVAFVVLKAERPSGADAKRVADELRAWVGKEIGPIAKPKDIRFGDAMPKTRSGKVVRRLLRSVAKGEVIVQDTSTVENPAVISQFADAA from the coding sequence ATGTCTACCATCGATACCGCCCCGCCCAACTCCACCGCGTTGCAGATCCCGCTTGCCCGGGACGCCAGCATCGACGGCATGGAGGCTTATCGCGCCCTCGTTGCCGAAGCGAGCCAGGATCACGAAGCGTTCTGGGCACGTCTTGCCCGAGAACATTTGACGTGGCGCCGCCCATTCACGAAAGTATTGAACGACACAGACGCGCCGTTCTATCACTGGTTCGAAGACGGCGAACTGAACGCGTCGTACAACTGCCTCGATCGCAACCTCGTCAACGGACTCGCGGAGAAAACCGCGATCGTGTTCGAGGCGGACGACGGCAAGGTCACGCATGTCACCTATCAGGCGCTGTATCACCGCGTATGCCGGCTCGCCAACGCACTGCGTGCCCGCGGCGTGAAGAAAGGCGACCGCGTGGCGATCTATATGCCGATGTCGGTGGAAGGCGTGGTCGCAATGCTCGCGTGCGCACGCATCGGCGCACCGCACTCGGTGGTGTTCGGCGGCTTCTCCGCCAAGTCGCTGCATGAGCGCATCGTGGATATCGGCGCGTGCGCGATCATTACCGCGGACGAGCAGGTTCGCGGCGGCAAGACACTGCCGCTCAAAACGATCGTCGACGAAGCGCTCGCAATGGCCGGCACGGCCGGCATCAAGACGGTGGCCATCTACCGGCGCACGGGCGGCCAGATTCCGTGGATTGCCGGCCGCGATACATGGCTGCACGAACTCGAAGCGGCGCAGCCGGACACCTGTGAGCCCGAGTGGGTCGGTGCGGAGCACCCGCTGTTCGTGCTGTACACGTCCGGCTCGACGGGCACGCCCAAAGGCGTCCAGCACAGCACCGGCGGTTACCTGCTGTGGGCTGCAGTGACAATGAAGTGGACCTTCGATATCAAACCGGCGGATGTATTCTGGTGCACGGCGGACATTGGCTGGATCACCGGTCACACTTATATCTGCTACGGACCGACCGCGGTCGGCGCGACGCAGGTGATCTTCGAAGGCGTACCCACCTACCCGAACGCGGGACGCTTCTGGGACATGATCCAGCGTCACAAGGTCAGCATCTTCTACACGGCGCCGACAGCCATCCGCTCGCTCATCAAGTCCGCCGATGCCGATCGTTCGGTGCACCCGGACAGCTTCGACCTGAGCAGTCTGCGCCTGCTCGGCACGGTCGGCGAGCCGATCAATCCTAGCGCCTGGACGTGGTATGCACAGCACGTCGGCGGCGGGCGCTGTCCTGTGCTCGACACCTTCTGGCAGACCGAAACAGGCGGCCACATGATTTCCCCGTTGCCGGGCGTCACTCCCCTTGTGCCGGGTTCGTGCACATTGCCGTTGCCGGGTATCGACGCGGCGATTGTCGACGAAACCGGTCAGGAAGTGCCGAACGGAAACGGTGGCGTGCTGGTCATCCGCAAGCCCTGGCCTTCCATGATCAGAACCATCTGGGGTAATCCGGAGCGCTTCCGGCAAGGCTATTTCCCCGAAGAGCTCGGCGGCAAGCTGTATCTCGCGGGCGACGGTGCCATCCGTGATCGCGACACCGGCTACTTCACCATCACCGGCCGTATCGACGACGTGCTGAACGTTTCCGGCCACCGGCTCGGGACGATGGAAATCGAGTCGGCGCTCGCCGCGCATCCGCTGGTGGCCGAAGCCGCGGTGGTTGGGCGTCCCGACGAGACCGCCGGCGAGGCGATCGTGGCGTTCGTGGTGCTCAAGGCAGAGCGGCCCTCCGGAGCCGACGCAAAGCGCGTGGCCGATGAGTTGCGCGCATGGGTCGGCAAGGAGATCGGCCCGATCGCCAAACCGAAGGACATCCGCTTCGGCGACGCCATGCCGAAAACGCGCTCCGGCAAGGTGGTGCGCCGGCTGTTGCGCTCGGTGGCCAAAGGGGAAGTCATCGTGCAGGACACGTCGACGGTGGAAAACCCCGCGGTCATTTCACAGTTCGCCGACGCCGCCTGA
- a CDS encoding acetate uptake transporter encodes MNIKAPNPASLGLAGFALTTWLLSMINAGWFSGNAMGMVLAVAFAYGGTAQALAGLMEIPRGNTFGATAFLSYGAFWWSLALFVLFLHGTVPAAFIGWYLFLWGVFTLYMWVATWRAARVLQLVFLSLWITFFVLAASEWTGLEWLHHAGGYLGMLTALLAFYLSAAEIINETHGHVVLPTGVASERLALTLSIQEELPLSLSIEEKLRNA; translated from the coding sequence ATGAACATCAAGGCTCCCAATCCCGCTTCACTCGGCCTCGCCGGCTTCGCACTGACAACGTGGCTGCTCAGCATGATCAACGCCGGCTGGTTCAGCGGCAACGCGATGGGGATGGTGCTTGCCGTCGCTTTCGCGTACGGCGGCACCGCCCAGGCGCTCGCCGGGCTGATGGAAATTCCCCGCGGCAATACCTTCGGCGCGACCGCTTTCCTCAGTTACGGCGCCTTCTGGTGGTCGCTGGCGCTATTCGTGCTGTTTCTGCACGGCACGGTGCCGGCAGCGTTTATCGGTTGGTATCTGTTTCTGTGGGGCGTGTTTACGCTTTATATGTGGGTGGCGACGTGGCGAGCCGCACGCGTGCTGCAACTGGTGTTTCTCTCGCTATGGATCACGTTCTTCGTGCTCGCCGCGAGCGAATGGACCGGACTCGAATGGCTGCATCACGCCGGCGGCTACCTGGGAATGCTTACCGCGCTGCTGGCGTTCTATCTGTCGGCCGCGGAAATCATCAACGAGACTCATGGGCACGTGGTATTGCCTACAGGTGTCGCGAGCGAACGACTTGCTCTGACCTTGTCGATTCAGGAAGAGTTGCCGCTGAGCCTGTCGATCGAGGAAAAGCTGCGCAATGCGTGA
- a CDS encoding zinc-dependent alcohol dehydrogenase family protein → MKALVYHGPGKKSLDERPMPQLASATDAIVKVTRTTICGTDLHILKGDVPTCQPGRILGHEGVGIVQQVGAAVSSLKEGDHVLISCISACGKCDYCRRGMYSHCATGGWILGNRIDGTQAEYVRIPHAETSLYPIPAGADEEALVMLSDILPTGFECGVLNGKVQPGSTVAIVGAGPIGLASLLTAQFYSPAQIIMIDRDERRLEVASRFGATACIDSRVAEPVVEVMKLTGHVGVDCAIEAVGVPDTFELCQALVAPGGVIANIGVHGVKADLHLESLWDRNISITTRLVDTVSTPMLLKTVQSGRLDPARLITHHFQLDDVLNAYDTFGRAADSHALKVIIEMA, encoded by the coding sequence ATGAAAGCACTCGTGTATCACGGTCCCGGAAAGAAGTCGCTCGACGAGCGGCCCATGCCGCAGCTCGCCAGCGCCACCGACGCCATCGTCAAGGTGACGCGCACGACGATCTGCGGTACAGATCTTCACATTCTGAAGGGCGACGTTCCGACGTGTCAGCCCGGCCGCATTCTCGGTCACGAAGGGGTGGGCATCGTGCAGCAGGTCGGCGCCGCGGTCAGTTCGTTGAAAGAGGGCGACCACGTGCTGATCTCGTGCATTTCCGCATGCGGCAAGTGCGACTATTGCCGGCGCGGCATGTATTCGCACTGCGCGACCGGTGGCTGGATTCTCGGCAACCGTATCGACGGTACGCAAGCGGAATACGTGCGCATTCCGCATGCGGAGACGAGTCTGTATCCGATTCCCGCCGGCGCCGACGAAGAAGCGCTGGTGATGCTGTCCGACATCTTGCCGACCGGCTTCGAATGCGGTGTCCTCAACGGTAAGGTGCAGCCGGGCAGCACCGTGGCGATTGTCGGCGCCGGCCCGATCGGACTGGCTTCGCTGCTCACCGCGCAGTTCTATTCGCCGGCCCAGATCATCATGATCGATCGCGATGAGCGCCGCCTCGAGGTGGCGAGCCGTTTCGGCGCGACCGCGTGTATCGACAGCCGGGTGGCCGAACCGGTCGTGGAGGTCATGAAACTCACCGGCCACGTCGGTGTGGATTGCGCGATCGAGGCCGTCGGGGTGCCAGACACGTTCGAATTGTGCCAGGCGCTGGTAGCGCCCGGTGGTGTGATCGCCAATATCGGCGTGCATGGGGTGAAGGCGGATCTGCATCTGGAATCGCTGTGGGATCGCAACATCTCCATTACGACGCGCCTCGTCGATACCGTCAGCACGCCGATGTTGCTGAAGACAGTGCAATCCGGCCGGCTCGATCCCGCCAGACTGATCACCCATCATTTCCAGCTCGACGACGTGTTGAACGCCTACGACACCTTCGGCCGCGCGGCGGATTCGCATGCGTTGAAGGTGATCATCGAGATGGCGTAG
- a CDS encoding universal stress protein, with the protein MYENIVVALDGSGASKCALSEAIQLTRLARGKLTAVYVLDQSAAFTYAGACDPHLLTDAARQVGQSLLDGALAQMRELNVAGEAEIVETQGIAEDIAGALIRCVQRRGADLLVMGTHGRRGLRRMVIGSVAERCVRLATCPVLLIREEAKTEHDTPA; encoded by the coding sequence ATGTACGAAAACATCGTGGTGGCCCTGGACGGCAGCGGAGCCTCGAAGTGCGCGCTTTCCGAGGCGATCCAGCTCACGAGGCTCGCGCGCGGCAAATTGACGGCGGTCTACGTGCTGGATCAATCGGCGGCCTTCACGTACGCGGGCGCCTGCGATCCGCATCTGCTGACCGACGCCGCGCGGCAAGTCGGGCAAAGCCTGCTTGACGGCGCGCTTGCCCAGATGCGCGAACTCAACGTCGCGGGCGAAGCGGAAATCGTGGAGACCCAAGGCATCGCCGAGGACATTGCCGGTGCGTTGATACGCTGTGTGCAACGCCGCGGCGCCGACCTGCTCGTGATGGGCACGCACGGACGCCGCGGTTTGCGGCGCATGGTGATCGGTAGCGTGGCCGAGCGCTGCGTGCGCCTTGCGACGTGCCCGGTACTGCTGATCCGTGAAGAGGCGAAGACGGAGCATGACACCCCGGCCTGA
- the chrA gene encoding chromate efflux transporter has protein sequence MHDTHTETPLALPAHSSPWALFCIFLRLGLTSFGGPAAHLGYFRDEFVRRRGWLDEHTFSDVVALCQFLPGPGSSQVGIAIGRLRGGIAGALAAWVGFTLPSVLLLVAFAYGFTLLSDTTSLHLLRGLKIAAVAVVVQAVWSMGRMLCPDRTRATIAAASAITVILFGAGFGQIASIVAAGLAGAALLSSSTEVPGAPPGMPGSRAGALACLAAFVLLLFGLPAAAAYLHSYPLDLFAAFYRVGSLVFGGGHVVLPLLEAVVVPHGWVPANTFMAGYGAAQAVPGPLFSFAAFLGATSNGHPAGIAGALIATVAIFLPSFLLVGAALPLWGKLRAFASMRRAMAGINAAVVGILLAALYDPVWTSAVHTARDFALVVAAQVLLGWWRVPSWAVVLITVALAWWVV, from the coding sequence ATGCACGACACGCATACAGAGACGCCCCTCGCCCTACCGGCACATAGCTCACCGTGGGCGCTCTTCTGCATTTTTCTGAGGCTCGGCCTGACTTCGTTCGGCGGCCCGGCGGCCCATCTCGGCTACTTTCGCGACGAGTTCGTCAGACGCCGCGGCTGGCTCGACGAACACACATTCAGCGACGTGGTCGCACTGTGCCAGTTTCTGCCGGGTCCGGGCAGCAGCCAGGTCGGCATCGCCATCGGCCGGCTGCGCGGCGGCATTGCCGGCGCGCTCGCGGCCTGGGTCGGCTTCACGCTGCCGTCAGTGCTCCTGCTCGTGGCTTTTGCATACGGCTTCACGCTTCTGTCGGATACGACCTCGCTTCATCTTCTGCGGGGGCTGAAGATCGCGGCGGTCGCGGTGGTGGTCCAGGCAGTCTGGTCGATGGGACGCATGCTCTGCCCAGACCGCACACGCGCGACGATCGCGGCGGCCTCCGCGATCACCGTGATCCTGTTCGGCGCCGGCTTCGGGCAGATCGCGTCGATCGTCGCCGCAGGGCTTGCCGGCGCTGCGCTGCTGAGTTCGTCGACCGAGGTGCCCGGTGCGCCGCCCGGCATGCCCGGGTCCAGAGCGGGCGCGCTCGCCTGCCTCGCGGCCTTCGTCCTGCTGCTGTTCGGACTGCCCGCGGCAGCCGCCTATCTTCACAGTTATCCGCTCGATCTGTTTGCGGCGTTCTACCGGGTCGGCTCGCTGGTATTCGGCGGCGGCCACGTGGTGTTGCCATTGCTGGAAGCGGTCGTCGTGCCGCATGGCTGGGTTCCCGCGAACACCTTCATGGCGGGCTACGGCGCGGCGCAGGCAGTCCCCGGCCCGCTGTTTTCGTTTGCCGCGTTTCTCGGTGCTACGAGCAATGGTCATCCGGCAGGGATCGCGGGCGCACTGATCGCCACCGTGGCGATCTTCCTGCCTTCTTTCCTGCTGGTCGGCGCGGCGTTGCCGCTTTGGGGCAAGCTGCGCGCGTTCGCGTCGATGCGCCGCGCCATGGCGGGTATCAACGCCGCCGTGGTCGGCATCCTGCTCGCCGCGTTGTACGACCCCGTGTGGACCAGCGCCGTGCATACCGCGCGCGATTTCGCGCTGGTCGTCGCGGCCCAGGTGTTGCTCGGCTGGTGGCGAGTGCCGTCGTGGGCGGTCGTGTTGATAACGGTCGCGCTCGCGTGGTGGGTCGTGTGA
- a CDS encoding oleate hydratase, whose translation MNNSHYPATQAAADPARDEAIASGHFYLVGGGIASLAVAAFLIRDADIPGARITILEALDKPGGSLDGAGSPQEGYVVRGGRMLESKYLCTYDLFDSIPTLDGRSSVTKEIFDWNETIRTSSKARFVRDGHREDTPSYGLAETHLLTLGRLSIEPEAMLGDSRIADHFEPDFFETNFWYMWCTTFAFQPWHSAAEFRRYLLRFAHMTSGFNQLHGIMRTVYNQYDSMVRPLRKWLDERGVRFRTNTRVVDLHYDESGELNRVAGIVCEQENRRVEIAVGTQDKVIVTLGSMTAGSSLGGTNQPAVLNHDDSSGAWALWKTIAAGHSEFGHPSVFADHVDESRWLSFTTTLHDRTLFRLVRDLTGNVPGEGGLITFPQSNWLASIVLPHQPHFLGQPKDVEVFWGYGLHIDRPGNFVSKPMAECTGREIMTELLGHLQIQAEAPRILDDAICIPCLMPFITSQFLRRKRGDRPQVAPEGWANLAFVGQFCELPNDVVFTVEYSVRSAQTAVYTLLGLNKSAPAVYKGQHDPRVLYGAVSALHSR comes from the coding sequence ATGAACAATTCCCACTACCCGGCCACGCAAGCGGCCGCGGATCCCGCCCGCGACGAAGCCATCGCCTCCGGACATTTCTATCTCGTCGGCGGCGGTATTGCGTCGCTGGCGGTCGCCGCCTTTCTGATTCGCGACGCCGACATACCCGGCGCCCGCATCACGATCCTCGAAGCACTCGACAAACCGGGCGGTAGCCTGGACGGCGCCGGCTCGCCACAGGAAGGCTATGTCGTGCGCGGCGGACGGATGCTCGAAAGCAAGTATCTGTGCACCTACGACCTGTTCGACTCGATCCCCACGCTGGACGGCCGCAGCAGCGTCACGAAGGAAATCTTCGACTGGAACGAAACCATCCGCACCTCGTCGAAAGCGCGATTCGTGCGCGACGGCCACCGCGAGGACACGCCGTCGTACGGACTTGCCGAAACCCATCTGCTGACGCTCGGGCGTCTGTCGATCGAACCGGAAGCCATGCTTGGCGACAGCCGGATTGCCGACCACTTCGAGCCGGATTTTTTCGAAACCAACTTCTGGTACATGTGGTGCACCACGTTCGCTTTCCAGCCGTGGCATAGCGCCGCCGAATTCAGGCGCTATCTGCTGCGTTTCGCGCACATGACGTCGGGCTTCAACCAGTTGCACGGCATCATGCGCACGGTCTACAACCAGTACGATTCGATGGTGCGGCCGCTGCGCAAATGGCTCGACGAACGCGGGGTGAGATTTCGCACCAACACGCGCGTCGTCGATCTGCATTACGACGAAAGCGGTGAACTGAACCGGGTCGCCGGCATTGTGTGCGAACAGGAAAACCGCCGTGTCGAGATTGCGGTGGGCACACAGGACAAGGTCATCGTCACGCTCGGTTCAATGACGGCAGGATCGAGCCTGGGCGGCACGAATCAACCGGCCGTGCTCAATCATGACGACAGCAGTGGCGCGTGGGCGCTGTGGAAAACCATCGCCGCGGGGCATTCCGAGTTTGGTCATCCTTCCGTCTTCGCCGATCATGTCGACGAATCCAGGTGGCTCTCCTTTACCACGACGCTGCACGATAGAACGCTGTTCCGTCTGGTCCGCGATCTGACCGGCAACGTGCCCGGCGAAGGCGGCCTGATCACCTTCCCGCAATCGAACTGGCTTGCCTCGATCGTGCTGCCTCACCAGCCGCATTTCCTGGGCCAGCCGAAAGACGTCGAGGTCTTCTGGGGCTATGGGCTGCACATCGACCGGCCGGGCAACTTCGTCAGCAAACCGATGGCGGAGTGCACCGGCCGCGAAATCATGACGGAGCTCCTCGGCCACCTGCAGATTCAGGCCGAAGCCCCGCGTATTCTCGACGACGCCATCTGCATTCCGTGCCTGATGCCGTTCATTACCAGCCAGTTCCTGCGGCGCAAGCGCGGCGACCGGCCGCAAGTGGCGCCCGAAGGCTGGGCTAATCTCGCGTTCGTCGGACAGTTTTGCGAGTTGCCGAACGACGTCGTGTTCACGGTCGAATATTCGGTACGTTCCGCGCAGACTGCTGTGTACACGCTGCTCGGCTTGAACAAGTCTGCTCCGGCGGTGTACAAAGGGCAGCACGATCCGCGCGTGCTGTATGGCGCGGTTTCCGCATTGCACAGCCGCTAG
- a CDS encoding flavodoxin family protein, with translation MSEARVLVVFFSRTGTTRTLASTLATMLSADLEEICDYTERRGAWGYVRCLADSWRKRPAEIVPAGLDPAQYDLVVVGTPVWAGAVSAPVRAYLFENRWKFRHVAFFCSLGGLGSQAAFDEMRELAGKAPVAQCKVRAAEVHRGAVAAVLVPFMTVLKRHLVNYEALAWTS, from the coding sequence ATGTCTGAAGCCCGTGTTCTAGTCGTTTTCTTTTCGCGTACCGGTACCACGCGCACGCTCGCTTCAACGCTTGCCACGATGCTGTCCGCCGACCTCGAGGAAATCTGCGATTACACCGAACGGCGCGGCGCCTGGGGATATGTGCGCTGTCTTGCCGACTCGTGGCGCAAGCGGCCCGCCGAGATCGTCCCGGCAGGGCTCGACCCCGCGCAATACGACCTCGTAGTGGTAGGCACGCCCGTCTGGGCGGGCGCGGTATCCGCGCCGGTGCGCGCGTATCTGTTCGAAAACCGGTGGAAGTTCAGACATGTCGCGTTTTTTTGCAGTCTGGGCGGCCTCGGCAGTCAGGCCGCTTTTGACGAGATGCGCGAGCTGGCCGGCAAGGCGCCGGTCGCGCAATGCAAGGTGCGCGCCGCCGAGGTGCACCGCGGCGCTGTGGCTGCGGTGCTGGTGCCTTTCATGACCGTGCTGAAGCGCCATCTCGTCAATTATGAAGCGCTCGCATGGACTTCCTGA